In Coccidioides posadasii str. Silveira chromosome 4, complete sequence, one genomic interval encodes:
- a CDS encoding uncharacterized protein (EggNog:ENOG410PRK9~COG:S) — protein MLWTRTDVVLLVRQQETPFAAWEGGASNPSKVEGSNSPYPPRQRKPSILKGDKKGTEHKKGRKSADFIKEPVSAEGPMAVHDPEPIEPNSHADQNQASQPSTPAKSTPWKSANNSTDSSQSENLPTQDEYSWFKVSPRHLMLASPHFKETLTKGGRKAHILDSDGCITIREDGRDPDAMLLLMNVIHGRTRMVPREITLEMLAKVAVLVDVYQCSEVVAVFSDIWIQRLTVPFPNTYSRDLILWIWVAWVFRKPEEFQLATQIALCQTPGPLPTLGLPIPQKVIDTIDEQRKDSIDQIVEHLHGLRQDFLEQQESCSFECSSMLFGALTIEMHRRNLLPRTASPFPGASFAKVVQSVRLIRSPTWCPVAGWVSFNSTCRAHGCILSKFIDPVIEGLEHDLAGLELNDIE, from the exons ATGCTGTGGACCCGGACGGATGTTGTGCTGCTGGTGCGGCAGCAGGAAACGCCGTTTGCTGCGTGGGAGGGGGGCGCGTCAAATCCGTCTAAGGTAGAGGGGTCCAATTCCCCTTACCCTCCTCGGCAGCGAAAACCTTCAATTTTGAAAGGAGACAAGAAGGGAACGGAGCACAAAAAAGGTAGAAAGTCTGCTGATTTCATCAAGGAACCCGTGTCCGCCGAAGGTCCCATGGCTGTCCACGATCCTGAGCCGATTGAACCGAATTCTCATGCTGATCAAAACCAGGCTAGCCAGCCATCTACTCCTGCGAAATCCACGCCATGGAAGTCGGCCAATAACTCTACTGATTCCTCTCAATCAGAAAATCTTCCGACACAAGATGAGTACTCATGGTTTAAAGTCTCTCCGCGCCACCTGATGCTGGCTTCGCCGCACTTCAAGGAAACGTTGACTAAAGGAGGGAGAAAAGCGCATATTCTGGATTCTGATGGATGCATAACCATCCGAGAAGACGGCAGAGACCCAGACGCTATGTTGCTTCTGATGAACGTTATCCACGGACGCACACGCATGGTCCCGCGAGAGATTACCCTTGAGATGCTCGCTAAAGTTGCTGTTCTCGTTGACGTGTATCAATGTTCCGAGGTTGTTGCGGTATTTTCAGACATTTGGATTCAGCGATTAACCGTCCCTTTTCCAAACACCTATTCTAGGGATCTCATTCTATGGATTTGGGTCGCTTGGGTGTTCCGAAAGCCAGAGGAGTTTCAGCTAGCTACACAAATTGCCCTGTGCCAAACTCCAGGACCACTTCCGACCCTTGGGTTGCCAATTCCACAGAAAGTAATTG ATACGATCGATGAACAGAGGAAGGATTCCATTGACCAGATAGTGGAACACCTCCATGGACTTCGACAAGATTTCCTTGAGCAACAGGAGTCATGCTCCTTTGAATGTAGTTCGATGTTGTTCGGTGCGCTTACTATAGAGATGCACAGGCGGAATCTTCTTCCACGGACTGCATCGCCTTTTCCCGGTGCTAGTTTCGCGAAGGTTGTCCAGAGTGTTCGCCTGATCCGATCTCCCACGTGGTGCCCTGTTGCCGGATGGGTCTCGTTTAATTCCACTTGCAGAGCGCATGGCTGCATTCTGAGCAAATTTATCGATCCGGTGATTGAAGGCCTGGAACACGATCTGGCGGGATTAGAGTTGAATGATATCGAATGA
- the ERV25 gene encoding vesicle coat component (SECRETED:SignalP(1-27)~EggNog:ENOG410PKXU~COG:U~TransMembrane:1 (n15-22c27/28o192-212i)~BUSCO:13686at33183): MGSTDVGLRCLFRRLLLLCIFISVSNALRFDLIANTHSGKHERCVRNFVNRDQLVVVTAIVSGQKGDGQVVNMHIKDSVGNEYGRPKDVVGETRQAFTASADASFDVCFSNILVGRSSGALPHRSVELDIDIGADARDWDAIKVQEKLKPVEADLRRIEAMVGEVVTEMDYMRLREQKLRDTNESTNERVKWFAFGTMGMLLGLGAWQVVYLRAYFRSKHLI, encoded by the exons ATGGGTTCTACGGATGTGGGCCTCCGGTGCCTTTTTCGCAGATTACTGCTCCTTTGCATCTTCATCTCCGTTTCTAATGCCTTGAGATTCGACCTTATTGCCAACACACATAGCGGGAAGCACGAGCGATGTGTACGCAACTTCGTCAATCGGGACCAGCTTGTCGTTGTGACGGCCATTGTTAGCGGGCAGAAGGGGGATGGACAGGTTGTGAATATGCAT ATTAAAGATTCCGTGGGGAATGAGTACGGTCGTCCGAAAGATGTAGTGGGCGAAACTAGACAGGCTTTCACGGCCTCCGCCGACGCCTCTTTCGATGTGTGCTTTTCGAATATCCTCGTTGGCCGAT CATCCGGAGCTCTTCCCCACCGCAGTGTTGAGCTAGATATCGATATTGGCGCTGATGCCCGGGACTGGGACGCCATCAAGGTCCAAGAGAAGCTGAAACCCGTCGAAGCCGACCTGCGCCGTATCGAAGCCATGGTTGGCGAGGTTGTTACGGAGATGGATTATATGCGTCTGCGGGAGCAGAAGCTGAGAGACACAAATGAGAGTACGAATGAGCGCGTCAAATGGTTCGCGTTTGGAACAATGGGTATGTTGCTGGGGTTGGGCGCTTGGCAGGTCGTCTATTTGAGAGCGTACTTTAG ATCGAAGCACCTTATCTGA
- the EMI5 gene encoding succinate dehydrogenase assembly factor 2 (EggNog:ENOG410PPQH~COG:U): protein MNSSRSICRYLGHFTSSRFGRSISPRQPSGFELFTLPPRCLSTSNAWLNNNGSSQPVSSSSSGGQGRSGTPRRHELELGEMEGITFKVEPLRRTGEDVATMRARLLYQSRKRGTLESDLLLSTFAATNLSTMSKSQLEEYDRFLDENDWDIYYWATQEPPAPGTEPEADAKPKDAVTDTWKNGAAKSGEWAQTVGAFKPAYRPVPERWAESEILKLLREHVKDKSALGEKSGDKATGGGLGRMPNIEVFNS, encoded by the exons ATGAATAGCTCTCGAAGTATCTGTCGTTATTTAGGACATTTCACCTCGTCTCGGTTTGGGCGGAGTATCTCCCCTCGACAACCCAGCGGATTCGAGCTGTTCACATTACCACCTCGGTGCTTATCAACGAGCAATGCTTGGTTAAATAACAATGGATCGTCACAGCCAGTCTCCTCCTCGTCATCAGGAGGACAAGGGCGAAGCGGCACACCGAGAAGGCATGAACTGGAGTTGGGTGAGATGGAAGGGATCACATTCAAAGTTGAGCCGTTGAGGAGAACGGGAGAGGACGTGGCAACGATGAGAGCGCGGCTATTAT atcAATCCCGCAAACGTGGAACCCTTGAATCAGATCTACTCCTATCAACCTTTGCCGCCACAAACCTTTCCACCATGTCCAAGTCCCAATTGGAAGAGTATGATCGCTTCCTCGATGAAAATGACTGGGATATATACTACTGGGCTACGCAAGAACCTCCCGCGCCCGGCACCGAGCCTGAAGCCGATGCAAAGCCAAAGGATGCTGTCACCGACACCTGGAAGAACGGAGCTGCGAAGAGTGGGGAGTGGGCACAGACGGTGGGTGCGTTCAAGCCGGCCTACAGACCGGTGCCGGAGAGGTGGGCGGAAAGTGAAATTCTGAAGTTGCTGAGAGAGCACGTCAAGGATAAGAGTGCGCTGGGGGAGAAGAGCGGTGACAAGGCCACTGGGGGGGGCCTGGGAAGGATGCCCAACATTGAGGTTTTCAACTCGTAG